The nucleotide sequence AGTCAGTGCACTTCTGtagttctaaagacaaaaatccaatcactgcatcaattagttattttggagtaatacaagaaatatgggaggtggattatgtCAGGTTTAGAGTCCctgttttcaagtgtaaatgggttgatataaattctggaATCATTACAGATGGCTCTGGTTTCACATTGGTAGATCTGACAAAGATGAGTTTCAttgatgaaccatttattatggcaagACAAGCAAGACAAATATTCCACGTGAGCGATCCAGCAAATGAAAAATGATCAAtggttttggaagggaaaaacatgcacgattttgatgatgaagaatatCTTGATATTTTTGACTcaacatgtagcacatcaaAACCCATTGAAGACTCTATTGATGACTTTGTCgatgacatacatgcaattcgtagTGATCATGATGAAGGGTTCTGGGAGAAAACTatatcttaataagtaacgtcttcttttttgtttagactttatatgaatttttattttgatgaatatttcaatttctgttcatactaaccttgtatatatttttcaggtatgtcGACCTCAGACTCAGGATCAGCATACAACAGACGTACGCGAGGAGCGACACGTTTGCCATAAGCGACATCCGGACAGGTTCCTGGGCAGAGGATACATGTTCAGCTTGACCCAAGAACCGGTGTGGCATGAGGGCCAAATGTTGATAGATTTAGAAGTTATCTGGGAAAGATAGCCAAAACCTATGTTTCTATCCTTCATGCAACTTGGGATCACGTCCCAGAGGTGGAGAAGAACCTCTTATGGCAAGATGTTCAGGTATACTAACTTAAAACAAATTTGatgttttcatttctttgatcttattatgttattaacatttttcttgttttaaacagCTATTTACACTTGAGCAGATAcgagaacaaaaacaaatacaaagagcgcttgaagagaagctgcaatcAATGACGCATGGCAGCCTAGGTGTGCCCACTGAAACTCCCACACCCCCTCCTGCCAACACCAAAGGATCCTGCTCTATTGTTGAACCTACTGACTATAGTCGTCAGTATGACTTGTTGGTTGAAAGGGATCCCGCACGCATTATGTGATGGAAGCTCTCTTGGAATTCAATCAAGAACACCCTCCAAGTCCAGAGATGGCAGCGGAATGAAGGTGCATCATGAAGCACgaaaggtgtttgatgaaggctTCAATGAATGTGTgtggaagaagcaaggattcTCAAGCTCTGAAAgccttccaagagggaaggaagctagaggagagggtGCAGAAGAGGCATaagtgtttgaactctgaaaaatgATTCTGAAGAAATCTCAACATcatttcattaagtttcaaagttgaatttacaaatgatgaagctctctatttatagatgaaggagagcTTCTAAAACGTATTGTGCAAGCTACTCTAAGTGTAAAAGAAGCTTGTTGAGGAAGCTATGCAGTTGGAGAGACTTGGGACGCAAGGTACAGCATGCCAGGTCAGCAAtccaagtgaagaagaagactctACAGTTCTGGTGTTGGGCGCCCTAGAGAGGCGTTGGGCGCCAtctggcgctgggcgccctggagggggcgttgagcgccaccTGATTTCCGTTTTTGATTCCTTGGTTGTCCTTCTTGGCAGCCTTCCCTAGCTATATGTACATGGTGTCTCCTCTTTATTAAaggcctacaaaacaatgtaaagtttatttagtaaagagaaagaggtgtttagtaattaatactccataaaagtaaagtagtgagtactccctcttcctcttggattctcttggacatggctcttgttaaaggACCTATGTTGATattggatggtcctccatcagtccctccctcttgaaaaagatCTGTCCTCAGATCTTGGGAATTTTGTTGGGCATCTCTTGTGAAAGGAATTAAGTCACAAATGTTAAAAGTAGGACTGATGCCATAACTTTCTGAAAGGTCTAACTGATATGgattatcattaattttcttGACCACTCTATTATAAGCAAACTCTATATGAGGTAGATGATCAtcccaatttttaatattgccCTTCAACATTACCCTTAATAGAGTGGATAGAGATTTATTTACTACTTCGGTTTGCCCATCAGTTTGTGGGTGACATGTAGTAGAAAATAGTAGTTTAGTTCCTAGCTGGGCCCAAAGTGTTTTCCAAAAGTAGCTAAGGAACTTAACATCTCTATCAGAAACTATAGTTTTGGGTAAGCCATGTAATTTGACTACTTCTTTAAAGAAGAGTTTTGCTATATAGCTAGCATCATCAACTTTGTGGCAAGGTATNNNNNNNNNNNNNNNNNNNNNNNNNNNNNNNNNNNNNNNNNNNNNNNNNNNNNNNNNNNNNNNNNNNNNNNNNNNNNNNNNNNNNNNNNNNNNNNNNNNNNNNNNNNNNNNNNNNNNNNNNNNNNNNNNNNNNNNNNNNNNNNNNNNNNNNNNNNNNNNNNNNNNNNNNNNNNNNNNNNNNNNNNNNNNNNNNNNNNNNNNNNNNNNNNNNNNNNNNNNNNNNNNNNNNNNNNNNNNNNNNNNNNNNNNNNNNNNNNNNNNNNNNNNNNNNNNNNNNNNNNNNNNNNNNNNNNNNNNNNNNNNNNNNNNNNNNNNNNNNNNNNNNNNNNNNNNNNNNNNNNNNNNNNNNNNNNNNNNNNNNNNNNNNNNNNNNNNNNNNNNNNNNNNNNNNNNNNNNNNNNNNNNNNNNNNNNNNNNNNNNNNNNNNNNNNNNNNNNNNNNNNNNNNNNNNNNNNNNNNNNNNNNNNNNNNNNNNNNNNNNNNNNNNNNNNNNNNNNNNNGATCCTTGGGGTATACatagttttcctttattaaaaagatacccCTCAGAAATATAGAATCCGTCGAATGGCTTTTTAAGACAAGAtgcataagtggatgcaaaggTAGGATCAGTGTCATAAAGTTGTTTAATGTATGTCGTCTAGATAAAGCATTTGCAACAACATTAGTACTcccttttttatgtttgatgacatATTGAAACTGCTCAAGGTACTCAATCCACTTTGCCTCTCGCTTGTTCAACTTTCCTTGCCCTTTAATATACTTGAAAGATTCATGGTCAGTGTTGATAATAAACTCTCTAGACACCAAATAATGTTCCCAAGTTTTCAATGCTCTATTAAGGGCATAAAGTTCTTTGTCATAGGTAGGATAGTTCAAAGTAGGTCCcttaagtttttcactaaaataagcCATAGGGTGACCTTCTTGTATAAGCACAGCTCCTATTCCTATCCcggaagcatcacattctactTGAAAAGCTTTGGAAAAGTCAGGTAAATGTAGAATGGGTGCATGTGTTAGCTTATGTTTTAAGGTCTCAAAGGATAGACTTTGTTTTTCATCCCATTTGAATGGCACATCCTTCTTTAAAAGTTCATTGAGGGGAGCAGCAATAGTAGAGAAATTTTCTACAAAGCATCTATAGAAACCTGCTAGACCTAGAAAACTTCTTACTTCTCCCACTGTTTTCAGGACAGGCCACTCTTGGATAGCTTTGATTTTGCTAGGATCAACATGTACACCTTCTTTCCCAACTTTGAAGCCCANAAAAATAACACTTTCTTGACAAAAGGTACATTTGTCAAAGTTAGCAAATAAATGATGTTGACGAAGCAAAATCAAGACTTTTCTCACATGATGAAGATGCTCTTTAAGACCTTTGCTATAGATTAGAATatcatcaaagtagactacaacAAAGCTGCCTATGTATTCCTGAAAGACATGATTCATTAAGCGCATGAAGGTTCTAGGAGCATTGGTTAAGCCAAAAGGCATGACTAACCATTCGTAAAGGccaaatttggtcttaaaagcGGTTTTtcattcatctccttctttaattctgatttgatgatatccacttttaagatcaatcttggtgaacatgtttgctccatgtaattcatctaACATATCGTCCAATCTAGGAATAGGGTGCCTATACTTGACTGTAATGTTGTTAATAGCCCTGCAATCTGTACACATTCGCCAAGAACCATCTTTCTTAGGGACTAACAACACTGGCACCGCATAAGGGCTAAGGCTCTTTTGTATCCACCCTTTTCCCAATAAATCATTAACTTGCTTCTTTATCTCTTTGGTTTGTGTGGGATTAGTCCTATAAGCTGGCCTATTGGGAAGGCTAGCACcaggaatcaaatcaatttgatgttcaattccTCTAAGAGGTGGTAATCCACTTGGAACCTCTTtaggaaataaatcatcaaactcGTTCAAAAGCTTTTGTAACCCCTTTGGATGAGACTCAAGTGGATGATTTATGTAAAGAAGTGCCTCCTTACAATAGAGAAGAAAGTGAGGTTGTccaaggaaaagatttttagaagaGTGTGGTGGGACAACTTCATTGATTGAGGCACATTCGACCaaactcaactttttctctttggaAACTTTGGTAGAATGGAGCTTTTTCTCACTATCCAACTTCTtcttaagtattatttgatCCTCTCGCACTTGTGATGGTGTAAGAGGGCTCAAGATAATCTTTTTGCCTTTATGTTGAATGCTTATCTTGTTGGTGACTCCATCATGCAAAGCTTGTTTGTCAAATTGCCAAGGCCGTCCAAGTAAAGTGTGACCCGCTTCCATTGGAACAATATCGCAAATGATTTGATCTTCATACTTGCCTATGGAAATGGGAACACTTACTTGTTCCTTAACAACTATTCCTTCATCCTTTTTTATCCATTGAAGTTTGTAAGGGTTAGGATGAGGAGTAGGNGTTAAGCCTAGCTTTTCAACCATTCTAGAGCTACAACAATTAcaacaagaaccactatccacaatcaTAGAACAGGTATTTTCAAGAACTTTGCAGCGAGTGTGGAATAGGTTTTCTCGTTGAGTCTGTTCTAACTCAACATGCTTTGCCTCGAGGAGTCTTCTAACCATGAGAAGATCTCCATCACAAGGTGGAGCTTCATGTTCCTCTTCAGATGAGGACAACTCAGACACGCTAGAAGAGGACTTCTCACTTGGACTCTCATGTTCAAGGATATAGGTTGACTTTTTGAAGTGACACTCATTTGAATAGTGTCCTCTTGCTCCACATTTGAAACATCTAGTCTCTCTATCCTTGGTATCTCTAGGTGGCTCTCTTGAAGTCCTTTGTTTTTTTCCCTTATAGCtttctttgtctctttttaGCTCTCTATCTTTGCCTTTGAGCTTGTCTTGTGGTCTTTCTCGCTCTCTCTCCTTTGTTTCCTCATATCTTGGAAAGCTACCCTTCCTCTTAAGATCTCTCCTATATGATGATGTGGTAAGGTAGGTTCTTTTGGTGGAAGcttttctcttattttgttCTTCTACTCTCACACATAGCTGTACAAAATCATTTAGATCTAAGTAAGGTaagagttctaccttatctGTAATGTCATAGTTTAATCCACTCTGAAAtctagctatggtgaatctctcttcttctttgatcctagctctcaacatgagtaactctAACTTTTGTCTGTAttcctcaacactcatgtttATTTGTTGAAGTCGATGAAGCTTATCCATTACTTCTCTTACATAGTAGGCCGGGATATGTCGCCTGTGTAAGGCTGCTTTCAGCTCATTCCAATATTGAATTGTGTAGTCTCCATGCATCCTTTGGTCTCTCATGATGGATGTCAACCAATAAAGGGCTGCACCTTGAAAGGTCAAGGTGGCTAGggtcactctcctcctatcatctatgttgtagcattcaaaaatttgttcaaccttcatctcccactcaaagtattcttcaacattatctctaccatagaAAGGAGGAAGGTCAAGCTTAGGTTCTACATGATGTTCTCTAGGGTTGTGATGATGCCTAGGAGGgcgttgatagtgatcataaggttggtaGGTATGGTGTTCACTATGGTGGGAATGATCATCTTGATCATGATTGTGCCTATGATAGTGAGCTCCGTGGGTGTGCCCGCTTTGATTGAGAGTAAGAGTGGCAACCATTTGCCTTAGCTCATTCAACTCAGTCTTGGTTCTATTGAGTTCTTCTCTTAACTCTATGTTCTCCTGATCTTGAGTGACAttaccttgaacactagagtgactcaNGCTTGTGANGTAGNGAAATTNTTTTCACAAAGATTTGAAAGCCTTtcacaagtatgaatcaaaacattttgaaaagagattttgtttgtttttggtgaatgacttctataaagattctagaggtgaagaaaccgaatagctccaaggaaggagaggtgagtcacaatggacaagcttagaaaccttgtccttccttagccagAGTGTCTCCTGACGCTTCTCACCTAAGTTTCTagatagaagtctttcaaaacctttttgaaTGCAAGGATGTTATGTTCCtagaaaccaaacgaaggtttaactaaatgaaacgcgctcctaagtatcacggagacttaaaacataaaagtcaatcaagcaaagtaaagtaaatgaattgaaatggaagacaatgataaacggccctatgtgaaagtgcaagtgacacttggagccccttgacacactttcacactaagaAGTGGAaactaactattacaatgttgcttagtagacttggaattgcttggatagcattttcccaagttacTTTAAGTTTGAGAAATGTAAAGCAATTAAActtcaaaggttccgtgatacaaggtcataaaagtgaaaaaatgagCTATAGTATGTATACAATAGTAGGCTACAAGAGCTGAATATATCCTATCtccaaagtgtttgaatttgTGGTGGAAAAGGTGGAGAATGTTGCTGAAAACTGCACAAGAATGCAGCTTGGAGAACAACCTTTGTGTCCAATTCTACAAACTCTCCACTCCCTAAGATGCTACCCTCTTGGAGGAAGGTTGCTGGAACCTGACTCACCTCAAAATGAAGTCACACACCACTGTCAAACACAGAAACCGTGAGAAAAATAGGCCAGTTGCTGCACCAAAACTCAATTAGCCAAAAACCAGTTTGCTAGCATAGTATGGAAGGCAAAAATGGTGAATTCAAGTGAGATACAACTGGAATAAAAGGTAACACACAAAAGGAGCCTAGGAAAGGAACTAGAACAGattataaaagcaagaaaaactcaaaacaatGAGGAAAATTTTGTGCagtgaaactgtttgatgaaattgcCAAACTGTTTGACAAAATGCCACAAATAACTGTAGAATTTatgttttctggtttttgatgtgTAAACTGGAGTGCAGGGATTTAATTGCCTTTTTCATATTGGTTTACACCTGTGTATggatttaattatgtttggaacAAGATCCCCAGCTTTTGCCAAACCAGTTtacaatttgaatttgaaatggtGGCTGAAATATGACAGCAGCAGTAAAAGTGGatgaaaaatgagaaacaaCAGTATGGAATTTGAGTGGAAGTGAGGTAAACGGCTCAATGACACTTCAAGCAACTTTATATCATCATAATAAATGTGTTCAAACTCCTAGACAACAAAGAAATTGACTGTTGTAAAATATGACAAGTGCACTAGTCACAAAGAAGTAAAATGTGGTGAGACAGCAGGGAATTCTCAATTGGACTCAAAAtttaccatatgaacagtaacaAACCAATTTCAATTCACCAAAAATGACTCCAAGAGCAATGAAAGTGATCCAAAACAGTAAGGATCTCAAAATGAGGTATACACTTGCatatttcaagcaaaaatgATTAGTGAAATATGTGAATTGATGATGTGGCTGAGAAAAGTGGAACTAGACCATGCACACAAGTTTTAAATGGTCAATGAAGCATGTTCAAACAGTTGCTATGCACAGAAATAGACACAAACTCCAAATCACCTATTGAGTTGCCAATTATGCAGTAAAAAGTAAGAATTCTGCatcagaatttgaaaaattgCATAGAATCAAAGCTGGTTGGatgaaaaattaatcaagattgTTCCTATGCACTAGATCTAGCTGGAATATATGAGCtaggaaaaattaaattgacCTAAAAGACTCAGGCAAAGACATAGGCACGGTgcaaaagccaaaaaaaaaaaaatggtaaaaaccGTGACAGGTGTTGTCTCGATAAAACAGATTTTTGCTGCAACTCAAATATGGTTTTTGAGATTCAGCGAGACATGGTGATGCCTAACACCACATACATGCTTAATTCCATCAATCAAACTTGTCTTAAACAATTGAATCCATAAATTCAGACAGACATCATGCATACATGATCAACACAGCAGAAAATTTGTTGCAGAATTTGAATGTAGAATTATATGAACTCAACAATGTATTTTGTAATTCTGTGATGATTATTGACTGCAGTCACTTGAGACACGTTGTAATAAAGTAAACACACTTGAGCAAAAGTTGGAAACACGAAAAATCTGAATTAAAACAGATTTGAGAATCCAAACCCTAGACAAAGCAATTTCTGcaaaatttgaatgaaaacaGAGTGCAATGCTGTATAAGCTCCAATGATCAAAGCTGACtgattttctttgctttatagATCAACATATAGCTTAGAAAATGCTTGGACACAATTAAAAGCGAAAATCAAAGCTGGAACAGAATCAAACATACGTAACAGAGGAAAAAACGGTAAACGTTACACATGACTTTGACAGAAactgaatttgaaattaaaggTTGAATTGACTCAAATTAAAGAAAGTGCACCGcttaaaatgaaaaggaaaacacTATAGAACAGTGAACGAACAGAAGAATTCACTCAAAGACGAAAATACAAAGCAACAACAATGGAATAGTAGCAAACATGACAGAACAAcacgaaaatgaaaaaaaaaattgacgaaagagcacttagctcttgaagcgtGAGTGGAACGGTtggctcttgatgccaaatgatggaagctCTCTTGGAATTCAATCACGAACAGCCTCCAAGTCCAGAGATGGCAGCGGAATGAAGGTGCATCATGAAGCACGGAAGGTGTATGATGAaggcttcaatgaaggtgtatggaagaagcaaggattctcaagctccgaaagccttccaagagggaaggaagctagaggagagggtGTAGAAGAGGCAcaagtgtttgaactctgaaaaatgattatggagaaatctcaacagcatttcattaagtttcaaagttgaatttacaagtgatgaagctctctatttatagatgaaggagagcTTTTAAAACATACTGTGCAAGCTACTCTAAGTGTAAAATAAGCTTGTTGAGGAAGTTATGCAGTTGCAGAGACTTAGGATGCAAGGTACAGCATGCCAGGTCAGCAAtccaagtgaagaagaagactctGATATTCTGGCGCTGGGCAACCTGGAGAGGCGTTGGGCGCCACCtgatttccttttttaattcCTTAGTTGTCCTTCTTGGCAGCCTTCCCTAGCTATATGTACATGGTGTCTCCTCTTTattaaaacaatgtaaagtttatttagtAAAGAGAAAGATGTGTTTAGTGATTAATACTCCATaaaagtaaagta is from Vigna radiata var. radiata cultivar VC1973A unplaced genomic scaffold, Vradiata_ver6 scaffold_330, whole genome shotgun sequence and encodes:
- the LOC106778436 gene encoding uncharacterized protein LOC106778436 yields the protein MRDQRMHGDYTIQYWNELKAALHRRHIPAYYLCVRVEEQNKRKASTKRTYLTTSSYRRDLKRKGSFPRYEETKERERERPQDKLKGKDRELKRDKESYKGKKQRTSREPPRDTKDRETRCFKCGARGHYSNECHFKKSTYILEHESPSEKSSSSVSELSSSEEEHEAPPCDGDLLMVRRLLEAKHVELEQTQRENLFHTRCKVLENTCSMIVDSGSCCNCCSSRMVEKLGLTPTPHPNPYKLQWIKKDEGIVVKEQVSVPISIGKYEDQIICDIVPMEAGHTLLGRPWQFDKQALHDGVTNKISIQHKGKKIILSPLTPSQVREDQIILKKKLDSEKKLHSTKVSKEKKLSLVECASINEVVPPHSSKNLFLGQPHFLLYCKEALLYINHPLESHPKGLQKLLNEFDDLFPKEVPSGLPPLRGIEHQIDLIPGASLPNRPAYRTNPTQTKEIKKQVNDLLGKGWIQKSLSPYAVPVLLVPKKDGSWRMCTDCRAINNITVNKGLKEHLHHVRKVLILLRQHHLFANFDKCTFCQESVIFXGFKVGKEGVHVDPSKIKAIQEWPVLKTVGEVRSFLGLAGFYRCFVENFSTIAAPLNELLKKDVPFKWDEKQSLSFETLKHKLTHAPILHLPDFSKAFQVECDASGIGIGAVLIQEGHPMAYFSEKLKGPTLNYPTYDKELYALNRALKTWEHYLVSREFIINTDHESFKYIKGQGKLNKREAKWIEYLEQFQYVIKHKKGSTNSSNTYASSAPSPLASFPLGRLSELENPCFFHTHSLKPSSNTFRAS